The following proteins are co-located in the Brevibacillus laterosporus DSM 25 genome:
- a CDS encoding LysM peptidoglycan-binding domain-containing protein codes for MNYIVQRGDTLYSIAQRFGVPIDVIIRVNRLYPPYELYVGQSLFIPDQGLPNPSPNDADEERRIARLEREVRRLNERYRDLNRRVRALEQRRRT; via the coding sequence ATGAATTATATTGTTCAACGTGGCGATACACTATATTCTATTGCTCAACGCTTTGGGGTGCCTATCGACGTAATTATTCGTGTGAATCGGTTATATCCACCATATGAGCTGTACGTCGGTCAATCTCTGTTCATTCCTGATCAGGGGCTACCTAATCCATCACCCAACGATGCAGACGAAGAACGTAGAATCGCACGATTAGAGCGTGAAGTGAGGAGGCTAAATGAAAGATACAGAGATTTAAATCGTCGCGTTAGAGCTTTAGAACAACGTCGTCGTACTTAA
- a CDS encoding carbon-nitrogen family hydrolase — MSNKWRIALIQMDVVLGNPKANRQKIKKMTENLHESGEPIDVILLPELWDTAYDLERLDDIADEQGENAQVFLKDLARSLHSHVYGGSIAERKENGVYNTSYVFDKQGNLIGSYSKAHLFKLMNEHQFLQSGDQLGLYQMDDQQVGAVICYDIRFPEWIRLHAVKGAKVLFVCAQWPNPRLAHWRALLIARAIENQMYVVACNRVGTDSASSFFGHSMVIDPWGEVIAEAGEEEMILTAEIDLDIVDQVRSKIPVFADRRPNIYS; from the coding sequence ATGAGTAACAAGTGGAGAATTGCTCTAATCCAAATGGATGTGGTGCTGGGAAATCCAAAGGCAAACAGACAAAAGATAAAGAAAATGACCGAAAATTTACACGAATCAGGCGAACCGATTGATGTTATACTGTTGCCCGAATTGTGGGATACTGCTTATGATTTGGAACGCTTAGATGATATTGCAGATGAACAAGGTGAGAATGCCCAGGTTTTTTTAAAGGATCTAGCTCGCTCACTACATAGCCATGTATACGGTGGTTCTATTGCCGAACGTAAGGAGAATGGTGTTTACAATACTTCCTATGTATTTGATAAGCAGGGGAACTTAATCGGCTCATATTCCAAAGCCCATTTATTTAAGCTAATGAATGAACACCAGTTCCTTCAATCGGGTGATCAATTGGGCTTGTACCAAATGGACGATCAGCAGGTGGGAGCGGTTATTTGCTATGATATTCGTTTTCCAGAATGGATTCGTCTGCATGCAGTAAAGGGAGCTAAGGTCTTGTTCGTATGTGCTCAGTGGCCAAACCCTCGATTGGCTCATTGGCGCGCTCTATTAATTGCGCGAGCGATCGAAAATCAAATGTATGTAGTTGCTTGCAATCGGGTAGGAACTGATTCTGCGAGTAGCTTCTTCGGCCATTCCATGGTAATTGATCCATGGGGAGAAGTGATTGCTGAAGCTGGTGAAGAAGAAATGATTCTAACTGCTGAGATCGATTTGGATATTGTCGATCAGGTTCGTTCTAAGATTCCTGTGTTTGCCGATCGTCGTCCTAATATTTACAGCTAA
- the yfkAB gene encoding radical SAM/CxCxxxxC motif protein YfkAB, with product MKRFVPTTPITPQKDPWEPLYNATPPAYKLTSIEFTVTNLCNLRCEHCAVGETLRIKDDPHLPIELILQRLDEAKDLLTLSITGGEPMYSQRTVNNVIAPILQYATERGLRTQINSNLSLPFSRYEAVLPYIDVMHMSWNYSQPEDFHEVVYVNSPQKVSLTQAEKLYQLTMDNAKKLANAGVIVSAESMLNTRTWQKLPKIHQLIKEMGCVRHEVHPMYQSDFAKNLPVLTLPQLRESIHTLLDVRDEEMWMLFGTLPFFACSQDPDDQELILRLRQSKNVTVRNDPDGRCRLNINIFTGDVTVTDFGDVGILGNIHTDTLESMFARWQSHSLNQSINCFCPNAECAGPNLLVYHSYYLDTDFKKRKALI from the coding sequence TTGAAACGCTTTGTTCCAACTACACCCATTACACCTCAAAAGGACCCATGGGAGCCTTTATATAATGCTACACCACCTGCCTACAAATTGACCAGTATTGAGTTTACTGTGACCAATCTATGCAACCTGCGCTGTGAACATTGCGCTGTTGGTGAAACATTACGGATAAAAGATGATCCACACTTGCCAATAGAACTTATCCTACAGCGTCTAGATGAAGCCAAGGATTTGTTAACCCTTAGCATTACGGGTGGAGAACCAATGTACAGTCAGCGAACAGTAAATAACGTAATTGCGCCTATTTTGCAGTATGCTACTGAACGGGGTTTACGCACACAGATCAACTCCAATTTATCTCTGCCATTTTCCCGTTACGAAGCTGTTTTGCCATACATTGATGTGATGCATATGTCGTGGAACTATAGTCAGCCTGAAGATTTTCATGAAGTGGTATACGTAAATAGTCCGCAAAAGGTTTCACTCACCCAAGCAGAGAAACTGTACCAATTAACAATGGACAATGCAAAAAAATTAGCAAATGCAGGCGTAATCGTCTCTGCCGAAAGCATGCTGAATACTCGGACGTGGCAAAAGCTCCCGAAGATTCACCAATTAATTAAAGAAATGGGTTGTGTTCGCCACGAGGTACATCCTATGTACCAAAGCGATTTTGCTAAAAATCTACCTGTGCTGACCTTGCCTCAGCTACGTGAATCTATTCACACCCTTTTAGACGTACGCGATGAAGAGATGTGGATGCTGTTCGGTACCCTGCCGTTTTTTGCATGCAGTCAAGACCCTGATGATCAAGAGCTTATTCTGCGTCTGCGTCAATCTAAGAATGTTACTGTACGCAACGACCCTGATGGGCGCTGTCGTTTAAATATCAACATATTTACCGGAGATGTAACTGTAACTGACTTTGGGGATGTAGGCATTCTAGGAAATATTCATACAGATACCCTAGAGAGTATGTTTGCTCGTTGGCAAAGTCATTCGCTAAATCAATCCATTAATTGTTTTTGTCCAAATGCCGAATGTGCTGGTCCAAATCTTCTCGTATATCATAGCTATTACTTGGACACTGATTTCAAAAAGCGGAAGGCACTTATATAA
- a CDS encoding DUF1385 domain-containing protein: MIAGISFGNGVFYHNKNVIACAEVKNGVIHTWAEKMGIGTLCKMWWRIVSSLPWYYHILHLLLILYVYFPVFGEVDPLWLVVYGAGFHFIFPKRLKQFHGAEHKVFSYYGEIKPENWENIQQASIINRGCSTNMVTFFFVFFLPTICFFSLWIAVLIGFAGIGVCNLLSKYTPRLMEPLYRVSGCLQYYVTTKEPERLHMDTAIRSYALFIYFRSMEEERD, encoded by the coding sequence ATGATTGCAGGCATTTCATTTGGCAATGGAGTCTTTTATCACAACAAAAATGTCATTGCATGTGCTGAGGTAAAGAACGGTGTCATCCATACATGGGCCGAGAAAATGGGGATAGGAACGCTATGTAAAATGTGGTGGCGTATTGTTAGCTCTCTGCCTTGGTACTATCATATCCTACATTTGTTGTTGATTTTGTATGTTTATTTCCCGGTTTTTGGAGAAGTTGATCCATTGTGGTTGGTGGTTTATGGAGCGGGCTTCCACTTTATTTTTCCAAAACGATTAAAACAGTTTCACGGAGCTGAGCATAAAGTATTTAGTTATTATGGGGAAATTAAGCCTGAGAATTGGGAGAATATACAGCAGGCTTCTATTATCAATCGAGGCTGTTCTACGAATATGGTTACTTTTTTCTTTGTCTTTTTTCTCCCAACAATTTGTTTTTTTTCACTGTGGATAGCTGTTCTGATAGGATTTGCTGGAATAGGAGTATGTAATCTATTGTCCAAATATACACCAAGGCTAATGGAACCATTGTATCGTGTATCTGGTTGCTTGCAGTATTATGTTACAACAAAGGAACCGGAGCGACTACATATGGATACGGCCATTCGGTCTTATGCTTTGTTTATTTACTTTCGGAGTATGGAGGAGGAGAGGGATTAG
- a CDS encoding S-layer homology domain-containing protein has product MKFSKGIVAGITTMFVLIAAFCMPLQTQAANPNTSSIVQASTFTDIDEHWARSYIQFLAERGIVKGKYIPFRPNAPISRGEAIALLNRVTQYSYGVVASPSEAAKVDKRYPLVQEIKQAVGTMNAMLYADQKAYTRFNPGDNALYLLHLSAVKKPLKIGRILESDWWLSSEHLQAPLNREEASMLLFHTILPNIRYDLHIEPAKLQEGLNGYYQATVSNAYQDTQSLYATGIKGYKLLEDHSGLFQPTQTMTRAQFAVILQRLLIANEQQKQKQWSGPVQEKTRISNLMLTAATYAYLSKNEQLMTSYFSKDALHTIEKLRPLPLHDIMGSYQVIDSNDNTIKAQGAYFSSMTGNYKVEYEMIKSEQSSNPYGWVITKITHIQK; this is encoded by the coding sequence ATGAAGTTTAGTAAAGGCATCGTAGCAGGTATAACAACAATGTTTGTATTGATTGCGGCTTTTTGTATGCCTCTTCAGACACAAGCGGCGAATCCAAATACCTCTAGTATTGTACAAGCGAGTACCTTCACTGATATAGATGAACATTGGGCGAGATCTTACATTCAATTTCTTGCAGAGCGTGGCATCGTAAAAGGAAAATATATCCCATTTCGTCCCAATGCTCCGATTTCTCGAGGAGAGGCAATTGCTTTATTGAATCGGGTGACTCAGTATTCCTATGGAGTCGTAGCCTCTCCTTCTGAAGCAGCTAAAGTAGATAAACGATACCCGCTTGTTCAAGAAATCAAGCAAGCGGTAGGCACTATGAATGCTATGTTGTATGCGGATCAGAAGGCATATACGCGTTTTAATCCAGGGGATAATGCGTTATATTTACTTCACCTTAGCGCTGTTAAAAAACCGTTGAAAATCGGGAGAATCTTGGAAAGTGATTGGTGGCTATCTTCCGAACATTTACAAGCACCGTTAAATCGAGAAGAAGCTAGTATGCTGCTATTTCATACGATTCTGCCGAATATTCGATATGATTTACATATTGAGCCGGCTAAACTTCAGGAAGGTTTGAACGGCTATTATCAGGCGACGGTTTCGAATGCCTATCAGGATACGCAATCGTTGTATGCTACCGGAATTAAAGGGTATAAATTGCTGGAAGATCATTCAGGTCTTTTTCAACCAACCCAGACCATGACGAGGGCCCAATTCGCTGTCATTTTACAGCGTTTACTGATTGCAAATGAACAGCAAAAACAAAAACAATGGAGCGGCCCTGTTCAAGAGAAAACACGCATTAGCAATCTGATGCTAACAGCGGCCACCTATGCTTATCTAAGTAAGAACGAGCAATTGATGACTTCCTACTTCAGTAAAGATGCATTACATACGATAGAAAAGCTACGACCGCTACCTTTGCATGATATCATGGGTAGCTATCAAGTCATTGACAGTAATGACAACACAATAAAGGCGCAGGGAGCTTATTTTTCAAGTATGACGGGTAACTATAAAGTGGAGTATGAGATGATTAAAAGCGAGCAGAGTAGTAATCCGTATGGCTGGGTTATTACTAAAATTACTCATATCCAAAAATAA
- a CDS encoding gamma carbonic anhydrase family protein, producing MLLLPFEGKEPQIHPSVFIAKGAVVTGDVKIGEETSIWYNSVIRGDVSPTIIGKRVSVQDNSTLHQSPLCALIIEDDVTIGHNAVLHSCTVRQGALIGMGSIVLDGAEIGEEAMVAAGALVPPGMKVPPRTLVVGSPAKVKRELNEDDFKDLRRVRQSYVEKGKMYRKLEENPLSR from the coding sequence ATGCTATTACTTCCTTTTGAAGGCAAAGAGCCACAGATTCATCCTAGCGTGTTTATTGCTAAAGGTGCTGTCGTCACAGGAGACGTTAAGATCGGTGAGGAGACATCGATCTGGTACAATTCGGTCATACGAGGCGATGTCTCTCCTACTATCATTGGTAAGCGAGTCAGTGTTCAAGATAATAGTACGCTTCACCAAAGTCCACTTTGTGCCCTCATAATTGAGGACGATGTAACGATTGGCCATAACGCCGTATTACATAGTTGTACCGTACGTCAAGGCGCTCTGATTGGTATGGGTTCTATCGTGCTAGATGGAGCTGAAATCGGTGAAGAGGCTATGGTTGCTGCCGGTGCTTTGGTGCCACCTGGTATGAAAGTACCACCTCGTACACTAGTCGTAGGCTCTCCTGCGAAGGTAAAGCGCGAATTAAACGAAGACGATTTTAAGGATTTACGCCGTGTTCGTCAATCTTATGTGGAAAAAGGTAAAATGTATCGAAAGCTGGAGGAGAATCCACTTTCAAGGTAA
- a CDS encoding GNAT family N-acetyltransferase encodes MNLFNLRIKGKLIFLQLLTPAHAESFLAYLLTNQQFHAPYSPLRDENYFTLENAINQTTQWEEVKGDQRYSFGIFEQTSERLVGKVTLSQVFRGPFQNAFIGYDIDHSCQSQGYMTEALHLIISFSFDRLLLHRIQANIMPHNRASQRVLEKVGFVKEGFGANYLKINGNWEDHLFYALTKEKFDEQYNNE; translated from the coding sequence ATGAATTTATTTAACCTGCGAATAAAAGGTAAACTTATTTTTTTACAATTACTAACACCTGCACATGCAGAATCTTTTCTAGCTTATTTACTTACGAATCAACAATTTCATGCTCCATATTCACCTTTGCGTGATGAGAATTATTTCACACTCGAAAATGCCATAAATCAAACTACTCAATGGGAGGAGGTTAAAGGGGATCAACGATATTCTTTCGGAATCTTTGAACAAACTAGCGAACGACTTGTTGGTAAAGTAACACTATCACAAGTATTTCGTGGCCCTTTTCAAAATGCTTTTATCGGTTATGATATAGATCATTCTTGTCAAAGCCAAGGTTATATGACCGAAGCTCTCCATCTCATTATTTCATTTTCGTTCGACAGACTACTTTTGCATCGTATACAAGCCAATATCATGCCACATAATAGAGCATCCCAACGCGTTTTAGAAAAGGTAGGTTTCGTCAAAGAAGGATTCGGTGCCAATTATCTCAAAATCAACGGTAACTGGGAAGATCATCTATTCTATGCTCTAACAAAAGAAAAGTTTGACGAGCAATATAATAACGAATAA
- the asnB gene encoding asparagine synthase (glutamine-hydrolyzing), with amino-acid sequence MCGIAGWASFMRNVKDEQEIIEAMTETLQYRGPDSTGYYFHDRVVFGHRRLIVVDPEGGTQPMTKRYGDLSYTLVYNGELYNTEDLRKELLNRGHRFSSHSDTEVLLTAYVEWGEKCLERLNGIFAFAIWNEKEQLLFVARDRMGVKPFFYLEKDGQFLFGSEMKAILAHPEVEPIVDREGLAEVLLISPARTPGHGVFQGMHELRPGYFGVYSRSGFTTESYWSLKSHEHPDNFETTVDTIRDLVVNAIERQLVADVPVSMLLSGGLDSSAITAIAARYYHHQGKGMVHTYSIDYKDNDHFFTAHAYQPDSDSQWIKRVSDYIGTQHHYIEFDTPELVQALQTAVYARDLPGMADIDASLYLFCAEMKKETTVVLSGECADEIFGGYPWFHQEEALFADTFPWARRSDQRYKWLSDEMKAWLQPDSYVKGRYRNSLAEVPRLDGEDRLEEKRREMFYLNHTWFMNTLLDRKDRMSMMASLEARVPFCDHRLVEYMWNVPWEMKMHDGREKGILRKALEGFLPADVLYRKKSPYPKTHNPAYAQATRQWLIDVLDDSSSSLHTLLDVPYLRTLLQTDASAIEMPFFGQLMSTPQMFAFLAQVDFWMKKYKVRIM; translated from the coding sequence ATGTGTGGAATTGCAGGCTGGGCTAGTTTTATGCGGAATGTAAAAGATGAACAAGAGATCATAGAAGCAATGACTGAGACACTTCAATACAGAGGTCCAGATAGTACGGGGTATTACTTCCATGATCGGGTTGTGTTTGGACATCGTCGTCTTATTGTTGTAGATCCTGAGGGCGGAACTCAGCCAATGACCAAACGCTATGGAGACCTAAGCTATACACTGGTATATAACGGTGAATTGTACAATACGGAAGATTTACGCAAAGAATTGCTAAACCGTGGTCACCGATTCTCTTCCCACTCAGATACGGAAGTACTACTCACGGCATACGTAGAATGGGGAGAAAAATGCCTTGAGCGACTAAACGGAATTTTTGCATTTGCTATTTGGAATGAAAAAGAGCAGCTCTTATTCGTTGCGCGTGATCGAATGGGCGTGAAACCGTTCTTTTATCTTGAAAAAGATGGGCAGTTCCTATTCGGTTCAGAAATGAAAGCAATTCTTGCACACCCGGAGGTTGAGCCTATTGTTGATCGGGAAGGTTTAGCGGAAGTACTGCTTATTTCACCCGCTCGCACACCTGGACACGGTGTATTCCAGGGAATGCATGAATTACGTCCCGGCTATTTCGGGGTATACTCTCGGAGTGGTTTTACTACAGAATCATACTGGAGCTTGAAAAGTCATGAACATCCCGACAATTTTGAGACAACCGTCGATACGATACGGGATTTAGTCGTAAATGCAATCGAACGTCAACTCGTTGCTGACGTTCCTGTCTCGATGTTGCTATCAGGAGGGCTTGACTCCAGTGCCATTACCGCTATTGCGGCAAGATATTATCATCATCAAGGAAAAGGAATGGTTCATACCTACTCCATTGATTACAAAGATAATGACCACTTTTTCACTGCTCATGCCTATCAGCCTGATTCAGATTCTCAATGGATTAAACGGGTGAGTGATTATATAGGAACCCAGCACCACTATATCGAATTTGACACCCCCGAGTTGGTGCAAGCCCTCCAAACTGCTGTATATGCCCGTGACTTACCAGGCATGGCAGATATTGACGCTTCGCTGTATCTCTTTTGTGCGGAAATGAAAAAGGAAACTACAGTCGTGCTTTCTGGTGAATGTGCTGACGAAATATTTGGAGGCTATCCTTGGTTTCATCAAGAAGAAGCCCTGTTTGCAGATACTTTTCCGTGGGCGAGAAGAAGTGATCAACGGTACAAATGGCTTTCAGATGAAATGAAGGCTTGGTTACAACCTGATTCATATGTAAAAGGGCGTTATCGGAATTCACTAGCTGAAGTTCCTCGCTTGGATGGGGAAGATCGGCTAGAAGAGAAACGACGGGAGATGTTTTATTTAAACCATACTTGGTTTATGAATACTTTACTTGATCGAAAGGATCGCATGAGTATGATGGCTAGTTTAGAAGCACGTGTTCCATTTTGCGATCACAGACTTGTAGAATACATGTGGAATGTACCTTGGGAGATGAAAATGCACGATGGCAGGGAAAAAGGCATTTTACGCAAAGCACTAGAAGGGTTTTTGCCCGCTGATGTGTTATATCGTAAAAAAAGTCCTTATCCTAAAACTCATAATCCTGCATACGCCCAAGCAACTAGACAATGGCTTATCGATGTATTAGATGATAGCAGTTCTTCTCTTCATACGCTATTGGATGTTCCTTATTTACGTACTCTCCTGCAAACAGATGCTTCGGCAATTGAAATGCCTTTTTTTGGTCAATTAATGAGTACTCCCCAAATGTTTGCCTTTTTGGCGCAAGTAGACTTCTGGATGAAAAAATATAAAGTACGTATCATGTAA
- a CDS encoding PAS domain-containing sensor histidine kinase — translation MREVISWSETDGFVSFVQNCPDGVLIFSAEGNILYANQSWYHLAGNCFTDEFEVDIDAYLLRFRQGLVKIEPSVIQPLSTSHEPYIVQIPHKKGWMMDISFTLFPINWYKGKAAVGALVRDVTEQKQRQRKLEEVEQSLDTFIKYTRDAIFFISPDFKVLRMSNSFQIMTGYSPQELYDNPRILLPDDVALQEQQQHFDYVMKTGKPVLFYTKRRHKKGNLLEICMTYKPVCNKDACVIGVVAVMRNITERVQVETELRDAKELLESFVNSASDCIVLIDLEWNILMVNPACEQMYGYSYEELIMHQENLLKPVILKGIIGNTQKAMDGKMVLEEENQFTHRNGHIVHTLSSYIPIRNHEGKILAVALITRDVTEQRRIAQALGDSEAKYRLISENMTDLIAILDRSGRYIYVSPSFQTILGYTPESLLGMDYRKWVHTDDREFLKQGRKRLIAEGTVTQVELRYQCASGEWMYLEANGTPVFNGKQNLEHFVFVARNITDRKQAEVLLRNSDKLSLIGEMAAGVAHEIRNPLTALRGFIQLLQDQTNEHNFYFEVMISELDRINFIVSELLVLAKPQVQHVKQKNVVDLVRNVMTLLESQALMHNVLFQLDVEEQPILITCEENQMKQVFINIMKNAMEAMPNGGMIHITVKQEGLMVDICFRDEGCGIPEDRVSKLGEPFYTTKDKGTGLGLMVSKKIIRDHQGSILIDSVINQGTTVHVNVPLSSLKQ, via the coding sequence GTGCGAGAGGTCATCTCGTGGTCAGAAACAGACGGATTTGTCTCTTTTGTTCAAAATTGTCCAGATGGAGTCTTAATCTTTTCTGCAGAAGGGAATATATTGTATGCCAACCAGTCCTGGTATCACCTAGCAGGCAATTGTTTTACTGACGAATTTGAAGTAGATATTGATGCTTATCTACTCCGATTCAGGCAAGGGTTAGTAAAAATAGAGCCAAGTGTCATACAACCATTGAGTACCAGTCATGAGCCCTACATTGTTCAAATTCCTCATAAAAAAGGATGGATGATGGACATTTCATTTACACTTTTTCCAATTAATTGGTATAAAGGAAAAGCCGCTGTAGGGGCCCTTGTACGAGATGTGACAGAGCAGAAGCAAAGACAGAGGAAGCTTGAGGAAGTGGAACAGAGCCTTGATACCTTCATCAAGTACACACGCGATGCCATATTTTTTATTTCTCCGGATTTTAAAGTATTACGTATGAGCAATTCATTTCAGATCATGACTGGATATTCTCCTCAGGAACTTTATGACAACCCCAGAATCCTACTTCCTGACGATGTTGCATTACAAGAACAACAGCAACATTTCGATTATGTCATGAAAACGGGGAAGCCCGTATTATTTTATACGAAACGACGTCACAAGAAGGGCAATCTTCTTGAGATTTGCATGACTTATAAACCTGTTTGTAATAAAGATGCTTGTGTTATAGGTGTAGTAGCGGTGATGCGTAATATTACCGAGCGTGTTCAGGTTGAGACTGAATTACGAGATGCCAAAGAACTGTTGGAATCTTTTGTTAACAGTGCTTCTGATTGCATCGTGCTTATTGATTTAGAGTGGAATATTTTAATGGTAAATCCTGCTTGTGAACAAATGTATGGGTACAGTTATGAAGAATTGATTATGCATCAAGAAAATCTACTAAAGCCAGTCATTTTGAAAGGGATTATTGGTAACACACAAAAGGCTATGGACGGAAAGATGGTTTTGGAGGAGGAAAATCAATTCACTCATCGGAATGGACATATTGTTCACACCCTATCATCTTATATTCCGATTAGAAATCATGAAGGAAAGATTTTGGCAGTAGCTTTGATTACGAGAGATGTGACGGAACAAAGGAGAATTGCGCAAGCACTAGGTGACAGTGAGGCTAAATATCGACTGATTTCTGAAAATATGACTGATCTTATTGCCATTTTGGATCGGAGTGGACGCTATATTTATGTGTCTCCTTCGTTTCAGACAATTTTAGGCTATACGCCAGAAAGCTTATTGGGAATGGATTATCGTAAGTGGGTACATACAGATGACAGAGAGTTTTTGAAGCAGGGGCGTAAGAGATTAATCGCTGAAGGTACCGTTACGCAAGTGGAGCTTCGCTATCAGTGTGCTTCAGGTGAGTGGATGTATTTGGAGGCTAATGGAACTCCAGTATTCAATGGAAAACAAAATTTAGAGCACTTTGTTTTTGTAGCTCGAAATATTACCGATCGTAAACAAGCGGAGGTCTTATTACGTAATTCGGATAAGCTATCGCTCATTGGGGAGATGGCAGCAGGGGTTGCCCATGAAATTCGTAATCCGCTAACCGCATTGCGAGGCTTTATTCAATTGTTACAAGATCAAACAAATGAGCATAATTTTTATTTTGAGGTCATGATATCTGAATTAGATCGAATCAATTTTATTGTAAGTGAATTATTAGTACTAGCGAAGCCACAGGTTCAACATGTGAAGCAAAAAAATGTAGTAGATCTCGTCCGTAATGTGATGACGTTATTAGAGAGCCAAGCATTGATGCATAATGTGCTTTTTCAACTCGATGTTGAAGAGCAGCCCATATTGATTACTTGTGAAGAAAATCAGATGAAACAAGTCTTTATCAATATCATGAAGAATGCCATGGAAGCAATGCCTAATGGTGGAATGATCCATATAACTGTAAAACAAGAAGGGCTGATGGTTGATATTTGTTTTCGTGATGAAGGATGCGGTATACCGGAAGATCGTGTTAGTAAACTTGGAGAGCCTTTTTATACTACAAAAGATAAAGGAACAGGGCTGGGCCTCATGGTTAGTAAAAAAATCATCCGAGATCATCAGGGTTCCATACTCATTGATAGTGTGATAAATCAAGGAACAACTGTGCATGTGAATGTACCTCTCTCTAGTCTGAAACAATAA
- a CDS encoding deoxyribonuclease IV, whose amino-acid sequence MHIGCHVSVRQGYTEASRIAKRLGGSCYQYFPKNPRSLQVKSFSIQDAHKCRDFCEENGMISIAHTPYPTNLCIEGKGEHAAMVASVRNDLEIADACGSIGVVVHFGQYKGNHSDPLYGYQLMIHSLNEILEGWTGNALILLENNAGQGNKMGLTLEELVQVRALINRPELVGFCLDTCHAFASGLWTGENWIDVQKRGEELGYFTHLKAVHLNDSRYPTGSYRDRHADIGWGEIGVERLGELIRSMVIREVPLFLETPGERPGGHKAEIAFVKQLFGSPQ is encoded by the coding sequence TTGCACATCGGTTGTCATGTAAGTGTACGCCAGGGGTATACAGAGGCCTCGCGGATAGCGAAACGCTTGGGAGGGTCTTGCTATCAGTATTTTCCTAAAAACCCGCGCAGTTTACAGGTCAAATCGTTTTCGATACAGGATGCGCATAAATGTCGTGATTTTTGTGAAGAAAACGGAATGATTTCCATTGCTCATACACCATATCCAACTAATCTGTGTATAGAGGGGAAGGGGGAACATGCGGCAATGGTTGCCTCCGTACGCAATGATTTGGAGATTGCGGATGCCTGTGGATCTATTGGAGTTGTCGTTCATTTTGGGCAATATAAAGGAAATCACTCAGATCCGTTATATGGCTATCAATTGATGATCCATTCTCTAAATGAAATTTTAGAGGGGTGGACAGGCAATGCGCTCATTTTACTTGAAAATAATGCTGGTCAGGGAAATAAGATGGGTTTGACATTAGAAGAGCTTGTTCAAGTACGTGCACTGATCAACAGACCAGAACTGGTCGGGTTTTGTTTAGATACCTGCCATGCCTTTGCAAGTGGGTTATGGACAGGAGAAAATTGGATAGATGTGCAGAAACGAGGCGAGGAATTAGGGTATTTTACTCATTTAAAAGCGGTTCATCTCAATGATTCTCGTTATCCTACAGGCTCCTATCGTGATCGTCATGCTGATATTGGATGGGGAGAGATCGGAGTAGAAAGACTGGGTGAATTGATTAGAAGTATGGTTATTCGTGAGGTTCCCCTATTTTTAGAAACGCCTGGAGAACGACCTGGTGGTCATAAGGCAGAAATCGCTTTTGTCAAACAATTGTTTGGAAGTCCACAGTAG